Proteins found in one Sorghum bicolor cultivar BTx623 chromosome 1, Sorghum_bicolor_NCBIv3, whole genome shotgun sequence genomic segment:
- the LOC8078830 gene encoding probable carboxylesterase 6: protein MRRRRMGALHVVGEPRVVSFQQQPAAVVAKNGHGPVVEEIHGLIRVYKDGHVERLPAIPTVPCTWGGTGADAPGGVVARDVVVDPATGVWARLYAPMTTTTSAGGGTGGSRPPVVVYFHGGGFCVGSAAWSCYHEFLAQLSARAGCAVMSVDYRLAPEHRLPAAFDDGLAAVRWLRHQASRAAACDDLSWWRARCGFDRVFLMGDSAGASIAFHVAARLGQGHLGALSPLTVRGAVLIQPFFGGEARTVSEKSMAQPPRSALTLATSDCYWRLALPAGASSRDHPWCNPLSRAAPRLETVPLPPVLVCVSETDILRDRNLELCRAMRKAGKCVEQAMYGGVGHAFQVLHNCHLSQPRTQEMLAHIKAFVSAR, encoded by the coding sequence atgaggaggaggaggatggggGCACTGCACGTCGTCGGTGAGCCCAGGGTCGTCAGCTTCCAGCAGCAGCCTGCAGCCGTCGTCGCCAAGAACGGCCACGGCCCCGTCGTCGAGGAGATCCACGGCCTGATCCGCGTCTACAAGGACGGACACGTCGAGCGCCTCCCGGCGATCCCGACCGTGCCCTGCACGTGGGGCGGCACCGGAGCGGACGCGCCTGGTGGCGTCGTCGCGAGGGACGTGGTGGTCGACCCCGCCACGGGGGTGTGGGCGCGTCTGTACGcgccgatgacgacgacgacgtccgcGGGAGGCGGAACCGGAGGCAGCAGGCCCCCCGTCGTGGTGTACTTCCACGGCGGCGGGTTCTGCGTCGGGTCCGCGGCCTGGAGCTGCTACCACGAGTTCCTCGCGCAGCTCTCCGCGCGCGCGGGCTGCGCCGTGATGTCCGTGGACTACCGCCTGGCGCCCGAGCACCGCCTGCCCGCCGCGTTCGACGACGGTCTGGCCGCCGTGCGGTGGCTGCGGCACCAGGCCAGCCGCGCCGCGGCGTGCGACGACCTCTCGTGGTGGCGGGCCCGCTGCGGCTTTGACCGCGTGTTCCTCATGGGCGACAGCGCGGGCGCCAGCATCGCCTTCCACGTCGCCGCGAGGCTCGGGCAGGGCCACCTCGGCGCGCTGTCCCCCTTGACCGTCAGGGGCGCCGTCCTGATACAGCCTTTCTTCGGCGGCGAGGCGCGCACCGTGTCCGAGAAGAGCATGGCGCAGCCGCCACGGTCGGCGCTGACGCTCGCCACCTCCGACTGCTACTGGCGGCTGGCGCTGCCGGCCGGAGCCAGCAGCCGCGACCACCCCTGGTGCAACCCGCTgtcccgcgccgcgccgcgcctggAGACCGTCCCGCTGCCGCCGGTCCTGGTGTGCGTCTCGGAGACGGACATCCTGCGGGACCGCAACCTGGAGCTGTGCAGGGCGATGCGCAAGGCGGGCAAGTGCGTGGAGCAGGCCATGTACGGCGGCGTCGGGCACGCGTTCCAGGTGCTACACAACTGCCACCTGTCCCAGCCGCGGACGCAGGAGATGCTCGCGCACATCAAGGCCTTCGTCAGCGCCAGgtag
- the LOC8078831 gene encoding L-type lectin-domain containing receptor kinase IV.1, with amino-acid sequence MLPTFFLFLVTLDHLVAAMDETAFTFNGFSSANLSLDGMATVTPDGLLMLTNGTTALKGHAFHPTPLRFHGANEQHTVASFSTAFVFGIIGQYPDVSSQGMAFVVSASRNFTTALPGHFLGLVNAADNGNASNHLFAIELDTVLNAEFRDIDDNHVGVDVNSLTSVRAASAGYYDDQTGSFRNLSLISRKAMQVWVEYDGRAMELNVTMAPVEMPKPKKPLLSTVVNLSEVATDQAYVGFSSATGIIFSHHYVLGWSFRMNGEAPALNVSMLPALPRTAGNTRRKVLEVVLPIASVVFVVALATAIVVVAKRRAKFAELREDWEAGFGSHRFAYKDLFYATGGFKDKNLLGRGGFGRVYMGVLPKSKVQVAVKRVSHESRQGIKEFVAEIVSLGRLRHRSVVQLLGYCRRRGELLLVYDYMPNGSLDRYLHDQDKPALDWGQRFKIIKDVASGLLYLHEDWEKVVIHRDIKASNVLLDAEMNGRLGDFGLSRMYDHGTDPNTTHVVGTMGYLAPELGHRAKAAPPTDVFAFGVFLLEVTCGKPPVEEDAQGSQAVLVDWVLHHWRNGSIMEAADPRLGDDYAAREVQLVLKLGLHCSHPLASARPSMRRVVQCLDGDMVFSENEVMPMNFSFSMATLMKDQQLELDAMACELSSASSAGTMSSTLSGGR; translated from the coding sequence ATGCTGCCTACGttcttcctcttcctcgtcACGCTTGACCACCTCGTGGCCGCCATGGACGAGACGGCGTTCACCTTCAACGGCTTCTCCAGCGCGAACCTCTCCCTGGACGGCATGGCCACAGTCACGCCGGACGGCCTGCTCATGCTCACCAACGGCACCACCGCGCTGAAGGGGCACGCCTTCCACCCCACTCCGCTGCGCTTCCACGGCGCGAACGAACAACACACCGTGGCATCCTTCTCCACAGCCTTCGTGTTCGGCATCATCGGGCAGTACCCCGACGTGAGCAGCCAAGGCATGGCGTTCGTCGTCTCCGCGAGCAGGAACTTCACCACGGCGCTGCCGGGCCATTTCCTGGGCTTGGTCAATGCCGCCGACAACGGCAACGCCAGCAACCACCTCTTCGCCATCGAGCTCGACACCGTTCTCAACGCGGAGTTCCGAGACATCGACGACAACCACGTCGGGGTTGACGTCAACAGCCTCACCTCCGTGCGAGCGGCCTCCGCCGGCTACTACGACGACCAGACCGGCTCGTTCAGAAACCTGAGCCTGATCAGCCGCAAGGCCATGCAGGTGTGGGTGGAGTACGATGGCCGGGCCATGGAGCTCAACGTGACCATGGCTCCCGTCGAGATGCCCAAGCCAAAGAAGCCTCTCCTGTCCACCGTCGTCAATCTCTCAGAGGTGGCCACGGACCAAGCGTACGTTGGCTTCTCCTCGGCAACGGGGATAATCTTCTCGCACCATTACGTGCTGGGCTGGAGCTTCAGGATGAACGGCGAGGCCCCGGCTCTGAACGTGTCGATGCTGCCAGCTCTGCCGCGCACGGCCGGCAACACGCGGCGAAAGGTCCTCGAGGTCGTTCTGCCAATCGCGTCTGTGGTGTTCGTTGTCGCACTGGCCACGGcgatcgtcgtcgtcgccaaACGGCGAGCGAAGTTCGCCGAGCTGCGCGAGGATTGGGAAGCTGGCTTCGGGTCGCATCGCTTTGCGTACAAGGATCTCTTCTACGCGACGGGCGGTTTCAAGGACAAGAACTTGCTTGGGAGAGGAGGATTTGGGAGGGTGTACATGGGCGTGCTCCCGAAATCCAAGGTGCAGGTCGCGGTCAAGCGGGTTTCGCATGAATCCAGACAGGGGATAAAGGAGTTCGTCGCGGAGATCGTGAGCCTCGGACGCCTCCGTCATCGGAGCGTCGTGCAACTGCTAGGCTATTGCCGGCGGAGAGGTGAGCTCCTCTTGGTCTACGACTACATGCCGAACGGCAGCCTCGACAGGTATTTGCACGACCAAGATAAACCCGCCTTGGATTGGGGCCAGAGGTTCAAGATAATCAAAGATGTAGCGTCAGGCCTGCTGTATCTTCACGAAGATTGGGAGAAGGTCGTCATACACCGGGACATCAAAGCCAGCAACGTGCTCCTCGACGCGGAGATGAACGGCCGGCTGGGTGACTTCGGGCTTTCAAGGATGTACGACCATGGCACGGATCCGAACACCACCCACGTGGTTGGCACCATGGGGTACCTAGCCCCGGAGCTCGGGCACAGAGCCAAGGCGGCACCGCCCACTGATGTGTTCGCGTTCGGCGTGTTCCTTCTCGAGGTCACATGCGGGAAGCCGCCCGTCGAGGAGGACGCTCAAGGGAGCCAGGCCGTGCTTGTGGACTGGGTGCTCCACCATTGGCGCAACGGCTCCATCATGGAAGCAGCTGATCCGAGGCTCGGAGATGACTATGCCGCCAGGGAGGTCCAGCTGGTGCTCAAGCTTGGCCTACACTGCTCACATCCACTGGCCAGCGCGAGGCCTAGCATGCGGCGAGTTGTCCAGTGCCTTGACGGCGACATGGTCTTCTCGGAGAATGAGGTGATGCCCATGAATTTCAGTTTCAGTATGGCGACTCTGATGAAGGACCAACAGCTTGAGCTGGATGCCATGGCGTGTGAGTTGTCTTCAGCGTCAAGCGCTGGCACTATGTCTAGCACTCTGTCGGGAGGAAGATGA